One genomic region from Mangifera indica cultivar Alphonso chromosome 17, CATAS_Mindica_2.1, whole genome shotgun sequence encodes:
- the LOC123200952 gene encoding protein CHLOROPLAST IMPORT APPARATUS 2-like isoform X1: MSSCLSGGGRTYALDLDIIKSPSSSTRTSHTSSPSSTLSESSISPLAISTRKPRTPRKRPKQTYNEAAALLSTAYPKIFSTKHLTSPSKFTSLHQSFFDESSELLLPFRVFDHSGFMLHQPIQDKPRFSFERKVTNSSDKPCQSNGNGEVDFQGNSNSIGVSSEFDEDFDAESILDEEIEGGIDSIMGNLRVNNDDSNVNVASQNYQVNNSWYANPMGFGFGGKLQFGIGMGMRRGVKALRNVDEGNWWSFPTVDVLQISPKFNNNHHHQNGNSNRKGSIEKKKKKRVEKVKEKVAVESKSLELCSDSPQEKSIPKPNSAELLLKLKYEDVLNAWSDRGSPFLDETLGTDVQGNDVSARLAQIDLFSDSGVREASVLRYKEKRRTRLFSKKIRYQVRKVNADQRPRMKGRFVRRPNSTTTAQEEKQRKKVMLSDL; the protein is encoded by the exons ATGTCTTCATGTTTAAGTGGAGGTGGAAGAACTTATGCATTAGACTTAGACATCATAAAATCTCCATCTTCTTCAACAAGAACTTCACACACTTCTTCACCTTCTTCAACTCTCTCAGAATCAAGCATCTCCCCATTAGCAATCTCCACTCGAAAGCCAAGAACCCCCCGCAAACGCCCGAAACAAACTTACAACGAAGCCGCCGCCCTCCTCTCTACGGCCTATCCCAAAATTTTCTCCACAAAACACTTGACCAGTCCTAGTAAATTCACCAGCCTTCACCAATCTTTCTTCGATGAATCCTCAGAATTGTTGTTGCCATTTCGCGTTTTCGACCACTCAGGTTTTATGCTTCACCAACCAATTCAAGACAAACCCAGATTCTCATTTGAGCGAAAAGTCACAAATTCTTCTGACAAGCCTTGTCAGAGTAATGGTAATGGTGAAGTTGACTTCCAAGGGAATTCCAATTCCATAGGGGTATCCAGTGAATTCGACGAAGATTTTGATGCTGAGTCCATTCTTGATGAAGAAATCGAGGGGGGAATCGATAGCATTATGGGGAATTTGAGAGTCAACAACGATGATTCTAATGTTAATGTTGCTTCTCAAAATTATCAAGTTAACAATTCTTGGTATGCTAATCCAATGGGGTTTGGATTTGGCGGGAAACTGCAGTTCGGAATCGGAATGGGAATGAGAAGAGGAGTAAAGGCATTGAGAAATGTTGATGAAGGAAATTGGTGGAGTTTTCCAACAGTGGATGTTCTTCAAATCTCCCCAAAATTCAACAACAACCATCACCACCAGAACGGTAACAGTAACAGAAAGGGTTcaattgagaaaaagaaaaagaagagggttgaaaaagttaaggaaaaagtcGCCGTTGAGTCCAAGAGTTTGGAATTGTGTTCGGATTCACCTCAAGAAAAATCGATTCCTAAACCCAATTCGGCAGAATTACTGTTGAAACTGAAATACGAGGACGTACTGAATGCTTGGTCTGACCGTGGTTCGCCGTTTTTAGATGAAACTTTGGGCACCGATGTTCAAGGAAATGATGTCTCT GCCAGGCTGGCGCAGATTGATTTATTCTCTGATAGCGGAGTGAGGGAAGCTAGCGTGTTACGCTACAAGGAAAAGCGGCGTACACGTCTTTTCTCTAAGAAGATCAGGTACCAAGTCAGAAAAGTCAATGCTGATCAACGGCCCAGAATGaag GGACGCTTTGTGAGGCGCCCAAATTCTACCACCACTGCTCA
- the LOC123200952 gene encoding protein CHLOROPLAST IMPORT APPARATUS 2-like isoform X3, translating to MSSCLSGGGRTYALDLDIIKSPSSSTRTSHTSSPSSTLSESSISPLAISTRKPRTPRKRPKQTYNEAAALLSTAYPKIFSTKHLTSPSKFTSLHQSFFDESSELLLPFRVFDHSGFMLHQPIQDKPRFSFERKVTNSSDKPCQSNGNGEVDFQGNSNSIGVSSEFDEDFDAESILDEEIEGGIDSIMGNLRVNNDDSNVNVASQNYQVNNSWYANPMGFGFGGKLQFGIGMGMRRGVKALRNVDEGNWWSFPTVDVLQISPKFNNNHHHQNGNSNRKGSIEKKKKKRVEKVKEKVAVESKSLELCSDSPQEKSIPKPNSAELLLKLKYEDVLNAWSDRGSPFLDETLGTDVQGNDVSAGAD from the exons ATGTCTTCATGTTTAAGTGGAGGTGGAAGAACTTATGCATTAGACTTAGACATCATAAAATCTCCATCTTCTTCAACAAGAACTTCACACACTTCTTCACCTTCTTCAACTCTCTCAGAATCAAGCATCTCCCCATTAGCAATCTCCACTCGAAAGCCAAGAACCCCCCGCAAACGCCCGAAACAAACTTACAACGAAGCCGCCGCCCTCCTCTCTACGGCCTATCCCAAAATTTTCTCCACAAAACACTTGACCAGTCCTAGTAAATTCACCAGCCTTCACCAATCTTTCTTCGATGAATCCTCAGAATTGTTGTTGCCATTTCGCGTTTTCGACCACTCAGGTTTTATGCTTCACCAACCAATTCAAGACAAACCCAGATTCTCATTTGAGCGAAAAGTCACAAATTCTTCTGACAAGCCTTGTCAGAGTAATGGTAATGGTGAAGTTGACTTCCAAGGGAATTCCAATTCCATAGGGGTATCCAGTGAATTCGACGAAGATTTTGATGCTGAGTCCATTCTTGATGAAGAAATCGAGGGGGGAATCGATAGCATTATGGGGAATTTGAGAGTCAACAACGATGATTCTAATGTTAATGTTGCTTCTCAAAATTATCAAGTTAACAATTCTTGGTATGCTAATCCAATGGGGTTTGGATTTGGCGGGAAACTGCAGTTCGGAATCGGAATGGGAATGAGAAGAGGAGTAAAGGCATTGAGAAATGTTGATGAAGGAAATTGGTGGAGTTTTCCAACAGTGGATGTTCTTCAAATCTCCCCAAAATTCAACAACAACCATCACCACCAGAACGGTAACAGTAACAGAAAGGGTTcaattgagaaaaagaaaaagaagagggttgaaaaagttaaggaaaaagtcGCCGTTGAGTCCAAGAGTTTGGAATTGTGTTCGGATTCACCTCAAGAAAAATCGATTCCTAAACCCAATTCGGCAGAATTACTGTTGAAACTGAAATACGAGGACGTACTGAATGCTTGGTCTGACCGTGGTTCGCCGTTTTTAGATGAAACTTTGGGCACCGATGTTCAAGGAAATGATGTCTCT GCTGGCGCAGATTGA
- the LOC123200952 gene encoding protein CHLOROPLAST IMPORT APPARATUS 2-like isoform X2 codes for MSSCLSGGGRTYALDLDIIKSPSSSTRTSHTSSPSSTLSESSISPLAISTRKPRTPRKRPKQTYNEAAALLSTAYPKIFSTKHLTSPSKFTSLHQSFFDESSELLLPFRVFDHSGFMLHQPIQDKPRFSFERKVTNSSDKPCQSNGNGEVDFQGNSNSIGVSSEFDEDFDAESILDEEIEGGIDSIMGNLRVNNDDSNVNVASQNYQVNNSWYANPMGFGFGGKLQFGIGMGMRRGVKALRNVDEGNWWSFPTVDVLQISPKFNNNHHHQNGNSNRKGSIEKKKKKRVEKVKEKVAVESKSLELCSDSPQEKSIPKPNSAELLLKLKYEDVLNAWSDRGSPFLDETLGTDVQGNDVSATESFPFF; via the exons ATGTCTTCATGTTTAAGTGGAGGTGGAAGAACTTATGCATTAGACTTAGACATCATAAAATCTCCATCTTCTTCAACAAGAACTTCACACACTTCTTCACCTTCTTCAACTCTCTCAGAATCAAGCATCTCCCCATTAGCAATCTCCACTCGAAAGCCAAGAACCCCCCGCAAACGCCCGAAACAAACTTACAACGAAGCCGCCGCCCTCCTCTCTACGGCCTATCCCAAAATTTTCTCCACAAAACACTTGACCAGTCCTAGTAAATTCACCAGCCTTCACCAATCTTTCTTCGATGAATCCTCAGAATTGTTGTTGCCATTTCGCGTTTTCGACCACTCAGGTTTTATGCTTCACCAACCAATTCAAGACAAACCCAGATTCTCATTTGAGCGAAAAGTCACAAATTCTTCTGACAAGCCTTGTCAGAGTAATGGTAATGGTGAAGTTGACTTCCAAGGGAATTCCAATTCCATAGGGGTATCCAGTGAATTCGACGAAGATTTTGATGCTGAGTCCATTCTTGATGAAGAAATCGAGGGGGGAATCGATAGCATTATGGGGAATTTGAGAGTCAACAACGATGATTCTAATGTTAATGTTGCTTCTCAAAATTATCAAGTTAACAATTCTTGGTATGCTAATCCAATGGGGTTTGGATTTGGCGGGAAACTGCAGTTCGGAATCGGAATGGGAATGAGAAGAGGAGTAAAGGCATTGAGAAATGTTGATGAAGGAAATTGGTGGAGTTTTCCAACAGTGGATGTTCTTCAAATCTCCCCAAAATTCAACAACAACCATCACCACCAGAACGGTAACAGTAACAGAAAGGGTTcaattgagaaaaagaaaaagaagagggttgaaaaagttaaggaaaaagtcGCCGTTGAGTCCAAGAGTTTGGAATTGTGTTCGGATTCACCTCAAGAAAAATCGATTCCTAAACCCAATTCGGCAGAATTACTGTTGAAACTGAAATACGAGGACGTACTGAATGCTTGGTCTGACCGTGGTTCGCCGTTTTTAGATGAAACTTTGGGCACCGATGTTCAAGGAAATGATGTCTCT GCTACTGAATCATTTCCATTCTTCTAA